Proteins from a single region of Deltaproteobacteria bacterium:
- the ispG gene encoding flavodoxin-dependent (E)-4-hydroxy-3-methylbut-2-enyl-diphosphate synthase produces MGRRKTRKISVGTVEIGGEAPIAVQSMTKTDTKDVEATLRQISSLVSSGCEIVRVAIPDDDAATAFGKIKEKTLVPLVADIHFNHILAIKAIENGADCVRINPGNIGGGNRVRQVIDAAAHHRISLRIGVNAGSLEKDILEKFGKPGPEALFASAERHVRFFESRGFFDFKISLKASDVLTTVEANRLFSSAFDYPLHVGVTEAGTIFAGTVKSSAGIGILLHEGIGDTIRVSLTGPPEEEVRVAYEILKSLGLRRRGPEIISCPTCGRIEVDIEKIIEGVEKRITHIDKYVKVAVMGCVVNGPGEASEADVGVACGRGTGLIFVRGEVMKRVSEEEIVPELVSWVEKITREKIEGGV; encoded by the coding sequence ATGGGGAGAAGGAAAACGAGAAAAATATCCGTAGGGACGGTTGAAATCGGGGGAGAGGCGCCAATCGCTGTCCAGTCGATGACGAAGACCGATACCAAGGACGTTGAGGCCACTCTCCGGCAGATATCATCTCTTGTAAGCTCCGGTTGTGAGATCGTCAGGGTGGCAATACCCGATGATGATGCGGCGACGGCATTCGGAAAGATAAAAGAAAAAACCCTTGTCCCCCTCGTGGCCGACATACACTTCAACCATATCCTTGCGATTAAGGCAATCGAGAACGGTGCCGACTGCGTCAGGATAAATCCCGGCAACATCGGTGGCGGTAACAGGGTGAGGCAGGTTATCGATGCAGCCGCACATCACCGGATATCCCTCAGGATCGGCGTCAACGCGGGGTCACTTGAAAAGGATATCCTTGAAAAGTTTGGAAAACCGGGCCCCGAAGCTCTCTTCGCGTCGGCAGAAAGACATGTAAGATTCTTCGAATCGAGAGGTTTTTTCGATTTCAAGATCTCCCTCAAAGCTTCAGACGTCCTGACTACCGTGGAGGCGAACAGGCTCTTTTCCTCCGCCTTCGATTACCCGCTCCACGTGGGGGTGACGGAGGCAGGAACGATTTTTGCCGGAACGGTAAAATCATCTGCAGGAATCGGGATATTGCTCCACGAGGGGATCGGGGACACGATAAGGGTGTCCCTGACCGGCCCTCCGGAAGAAGAGGTTCGGGTAGCGTACGAAATACTCAAATCCCTTGGACTGAGAAGGAGGGGGCCCGAGATAATATCCTGCCCGACCTGCGGGCGAATAGAGGTTGATATCGAAAAGATCATTGAAGGCGTGGAAAAACGCATCACCCACATCGACAAGTACGTGAAAGTGGCCGTGATGGGATGTGTGGTGAATGGTCCGGGCGAGGCTTCCGAGGCCGACGTGGGCGTAGCCTGCGGCAGGGGCACCGGGCTGATCTTTGTCCGGGGAGAGGTTATGAAGCGCGTCAGCGAGGAGGAGATTGTACCAGAACTCGTCAGCTGGGTCGAGAAAATTACCCGCGAAAAGATAGAAGGGGGGGTTTAA
- a CDS encoding proline--tRNA ligase: MRLSRYLLPTTRENPSDAEIVSHRLMIRSGMIRKVAAGIYDYLPLGLRVLRKVENIIREEMNRAGAIELLMPVVLPSELWRESGRWDLYGRELLRFRDRGEREFCLGPTHEEVITDIVRKEVRSYRQLPLNLYQIQTKFRDEIRPRFGLMRGREFIMKDAYSFDADDAGADRSYQAMFDAYTRIFSRMGLTFKAVEADTGAIGGSSSHEFMVIAESGEDEIVSCGKCDYAANVELAKVDEGASGKVGPDIPAIQEVHTPGMRTIEEVSSYLEASPERMLKTLIFDTGSEKVVVVSRGDRTINEVKVKNYLGADWIELADEESVRDVTGSSAGFAGPVGLKAKILADRSVLQIENGITGANRDDYHYINVRVGRDFDADVYGDFRVIESGDSCPACGGNITFSRGIEVGHIFKLGTKYSRAMNAVYLGKEGKEKVMVMGCYGIGVGRTVAAAIEQNHDDDGPVFPVSIAPFEVAVVPLNMKNEKVRGAAETIYGGLLSTGVEVVIDDREERPGIKFKDADLMGVPIRVTVGEKKAAGGKVELKIRETGETKDVGIKDAVGVLVSEVEKERERCTGT; encoded by the coding sequence ATGCGACTTAGCCGGTACCTTCTCCCGACAACGAGGGAGAATCCGTCCGATGCCGAGATCGTCAGCCACCGCCTCATGATCAGGTCCGGCATGATACGGAAAGTTGCAGCGGGAATCTATGACTACCTTCCTCTCGGCCTGAGAGTTTTGAGAAAGGTCGAGAACATAATCAGGGAGGAGATGAACAGGGCGGGTGCGATCGAGCTCCTCATGCCCGTGGTGCTTCCCTCGGAACTCTGGAGGGAATCGGGCAGGTGGGACCTCTATGGCAGGGAGCTTCTCCGTTTCCGCGACAGGGGAGAACGGGAGTTCTGCCTCGGCCCGACACACGAGGAGGTGATCACTGATATCGTGAGAAAGGAGGTGCGATCCTACAGGCAGCTTCCCCTGAACCTCTACCAGATTCAGACAAAGTTCAGGGACGAGATAAGGCCGCGGTTCGGGCTCATGCGGGGAAGGGAATTCATCATGAAGGATGCCTACTCCTTCGATGCCGATGACGCGGGAGCAGACCGGAGCTATCAGGCCATGTTTGACGCCTACACGAGAATCTTCTCGAGGATGGGGCTTACCTTCAAGGCGGTAGAGGCGGACACCGGGGCGATAGGGGGGAGCAGCTCACACGAGTTTATGGTGATAGCCGAATCGGGAGAGGATGAAATAGTGAGCTGCGGAAAGTGCGACTACGCTGCAAATGTCGAACTTGCAAAGGTCGATGAGGGGGCGTCAGGGAAAGTCGGTCCGGATATACCCGCGATCCAGGAGGTGCATACTCCCGGCATGCGCACCATAGAGGAGGTATCGTCTTACCTTGAAGCATCACCCGAGAGGATGCTCAAAACCCTTATATTCGACACCGGGTCGGAGAAGGTGGTCGTCGTGTCGCGGGGGGACAGAACGATAAACGAGGTAAAGGTGAAAAATTACCTCGGAGCCGACTGGATAGAGCTTGCCGATGAGGAAAGCGTGAGGGACGTGACGGGTTCCTCTGCAGGCTTTGCGGGGCCGGTTGGCTTGAAGGCCAAGATTTTGGCTGATCGGTCGGTTTTGCAGATCGAAAACGGAATAACGGGTGCAAACAGGGATGATTACCACTATATAAACGTTCGCGTGGGGCGCGATTTCGATGCGGATGTGTATGGTGATTTCCGGGTCATCGAAAGCGGGGACAGCTGTCCTGCGTGCGGCGGAAACATAACGTTTTCAAGGGGTATCGAGGTGGGGCACATCTTCAAACTCGGGACCAAGTACAGCAGGGCCATGAACGCCGTATACCTCGGGAAAGAGGGAAAAGAAAAGGTTATGGTGATGGGTTGCTACGGCATAGGTGTCGGCAGGACAGTTGCCGCGGCCATAGAGCAGAACCACGATGACGATGGTCCCGTGTTCCCCGTATCGATAGCCCCATTCGAGGTTGCTGTGGTGCCCCTCAATATGAAGAACGAGAAAGTACGGGGTGCGGCCGAAACCATCTACGGCGGGCTTCTTTCGACGGGTGTGGAGGTCGTTATCGATGACCGCGAGGAAAGGCCGGGCATCAAGTTCAAGGATGCCGATCTGATGGGGGTCCCGATCCGGGTCACGGTGGGAGAGAAGAAGGCTGCCGGGGGGAAGGTCGAACTGAAGATCAGGGAAACGGGTGAAACCAAGGATGTGGGGATAAAGGATGCGGTCGGTGTGCTGGTGAGTGAGGTAGAAAAGGAGCGCGAAAGATGCACGGGAACTTGA